TATTTATTCTGCTCACACAAATTTAGATAATGATAGTAAGGGGGTCAATTATTTCTGGGCAGACAAAATGGGATTATGTAATACTAAACCTATTTCTCCAATTGATCCAAAGAACCCAAATATCGGAGCAGGTATCATTGGTGATCTTCCTGATGAAATCTCAATTGATGAATTGGTCCGTAAGATGAAAGATTTTCAGCCGATTGAACAGATTGCACACAGTGAAATTCTTCATCAAAATGTTAAGCGAATCGCATACTGTGGGGGAAGTGGAGCATTTTTGATGAAATCTGCAGCAGAGCAAGGTGCTGATATTTTCATCACAGGAGAGGCAAAGTATAATGATTATTATGATGCTCAAGACTTGCTTACATTAATGGTTATTGGGCATTTTGA
This genomic window from Porphyromonadaceae bacterium W3.11 contains:
- a CDS encoding Nif3-like dinuclear metal center hexameric protein, encoding MKIREVLDYLDRKVPLNQQDSWDNSGLQVGDINQELRGVLVAIDITELVIDEAIKEGCNLIVTHHPLLFHATKQITPDYYIHHCVMMAIKHDITIYSAHTNLDNDSKGVNYFWADKMGLCNTKPISPIDPKNPNIGAGIIGDLPDEISIDELVRKMKDFQPIEQIAHSEILHQNVKRIAYCGGSGAFLMKSAAEQGADIFITGEAKYNDYYDAQDLLTLMVIGHF